In Chitinibacter sp. SCUT-21, a single genomic region encodes these proteins:
- a CDS encoding chemotaxis protein CheW has protein sequence MMGALALKTGKNQSAATEVHLDISQYLTFQLCGETFAIGILAIKELLEYMPMTQVPMMPSFVRGVMNLRGAVVPVIDLSLRFGKGETMVQRRTCVVIVEVEHEGQQQYFGVLVDAVHEVLAIPDSDIVAAPQFGNHIRSDFIAGMAKVQNKFVVLLDLSRALSVEEMSQLAMIDEASLEFAEEIASEHGNAEHDGL, from the coding sequence ATGATGGGAGCATTAGCCCTCAAAACGGGAAAAAATCAAAGCGCAGCCACTGAAGTGCATTTGGATATTTCCCAATATTTAACCTTTCAATTGTGCGGCGAAACCTTTGCCATCGGTATTTTGGCGATCAAAGAGTTATTGGAATATATGCCAATGACCCAAGTGCCAATGATGCCTAGCTTTGTGCGTGGGGTGATGAATTTGCGCGGAGCTGTCGTGCCGGTGATTGATTTATCGCTGCGCTTTGGCAAGGGTGAAACCATGGTACAACGCCGTACTTGCGTGGTGATTGTTGAAGTTGAGCACGAAGGACAGCAGCAATATTTTGGTGTGTTAGTGGATGCTGTGCATGAAGTACTGGCGATTCCCGATTCAGACATCGTTGCCGCGCCGCAATTTGGCAATCACATTCGCAGCGACTTTATTGCTGGCATGGCAAAGGTGCAAAACAAGTTCGTTGTATTGCTTGATTTGAGTCGTGCCTTGTCGGTGGAAGAAATGTCGCAATTGGCGATGATCGATGAGGCTAGCTTGGAGTTCGCCGAGGAGATCGCGAGTGAGCATGGCAATGCGGAGCATGATGGGCTATGA
- a CDS encoding SAM-dependent methyltransferase has product MNLSDATFQRYSQWMKAQTGVHLADIKKTLVNQRLMRRLQARKVDTFEAYFRILTHKDEEAERQIALDLLTTHETFFFREPKHFEWLRLFLMRPRPNSQVLRIWSAAASSGEEVWSIAMMLSDCMGMNGNWQLLGTDISQPVLDKARAGHYVMNRCDGIPRNYLKEYCLKGQGKQANTLLIMRELRHRVDFKVINLNEDLPSMAPFDVIFLRNVLIYFDADTKMKVVQRCLQRLQPNGYLIISHSESITGIFSNLKLIQAGIYQKIQ; this is encoded by the coding sequence ATGAATTTGAGCGATGCGACGTTTCAGCGCTATAGCCAGTGGATGAAGGCACAAACAGGCGTACACCTGGCCGACATCAAAAAAACCTTGGTCAATCAGCGCTTGATGCGTCGCCTGCAAGCACGCAAAGTCGATACGTTTGAAGCCTATTTTCGGATTTTGACGCACAAAGATGAAGAGGCCGAGCGACAAATCGCGCTGGATTTACTCACGACCCACGAAACATTTTTCTTTCGAGAGCCCAAGCATTTTGAATGGCTGAGGCTATTCCTAATGCGTCCACGCCCCAATTCGCAAGTTTTGCGGATTTGGAGTGCGGCGGCTTCCAGCGGGGAAGAGGTCTGGAGCATTGCCATGATGCTCTCTGATTGCATGGGAATGAATGGCAATTGGCAATTGTTGGGCACCGATATTAGTCAGCCCGTTCTGGATAAAGCGCGGGCGGGCCATTACGTGATGAATCGCTGCGATGGTATTCCACGCAACTATTTGAAAGAGTATTGCTTAAAAGGGCAGGGTAAGCAGGCGAATACCCTGTTAATCATGCGGGAATTACGTCACCGTGTTGATTTTAAAGTGATCAATTTGAACGAAGATTTGCCCAGTATGGCGCCATTTGATGTGATTTTCTTGCGCAATGTGCTGATATATTTTGATGCGGACACCAAAATGAAAGTGGTGCAACGGTGTCTGCAAAGGCTGCAGCCCAATGGTTATCTCATCATTAGCCACTCAGAAAGTATTACGGGGATATTTTCCAATTTAAAACTGATTCAAGCTGGAATTTATCAAAAAATACAATAA